The DNA region GAATGAATCAAAGAAAAGCCTATGTTATTAGTGTTGATATTCCTTCCGGTGTTAATAGTGATAATGGCAAAATAATGGGTGTGTGTGTAAAGGCGAATCTGACAGTTACATTTACCTTACCAAAGCTTGGTAATATCTTATACCCAGGTGCAAGGGCGAGTGAAGCACTTAAGGTTGTAGATATAGGTATACCGCAGAAGATTTTAGAAGGTTTTGTTTTTGAATACGAAACCATCGATCAGGACACTCTAAAACGATTACCCTCAAGAAGAACAGATGGTCACAAATTCACATATGGAAGAATATTAATTATAGCAGGGTCCGAAGATATGTCGGGTGCTGCTTATATGTCTGCCTTGGCGGCTTATAGAACAGGTACAGGATTGGTTGAGATTCTAACCCATGAAAGCTGTCGTATCAGCCTTCAATGTGCCTTGCCTGAAGCCATCGTTAGAACGTATCAAGATTCTAATAAAAGCCTGGAAAAGGTTTTTGAAACCCTAAATCTAGATAATTATGATGCTATCCTCATTGGGCCGGGACTTGGGCAATCTGATGTAGCCAAGCGTCTTATAGAGCTCACACTTGCTCAACCATCTGTACCGATTGTTATTGATGCAGATGCCCTGAATCTACTTTCGGAAAATATGGATATTCTACTAGCATCATCAGCACCAATTATTATGACGCCACATGTGGGTGAAATGTCAAGACTTACGCAGTTCCCCTCTGAAGCGATTCTTGAAAATACAATTGAATTTGCACAAGCATTCTCTAAATCCAATCAGGTGATTACCGTATTAAAAAGCCATCGTACGGTTGTATGTAATCCGGAAGGCTTTACATGTATTAATCTTTGCGGCAATGACGGCATGGCGACAGCCGGCTCAGGAGATGTTTTGGCCGGTGTTATAGCAAGTTTGGTGGGACAAGGTTTAGAACCCTATAAAAGTAGTGTCTTTGGCGTAGCCATTC from Petrocella atlantisensis includes:
- a CDS encoding NAD(P)H-hydrate dehydratase — encoded protein: MIIAKSNQMVMMDQKAIKAYTIPGVVLMEHAAMAVCEMVPKGSQSILVVCGVGNNGGDGFAIARNLIQRGEKVTVLGVGNPLQLKNDAKIMYDCFAHIETGLFWYEVCSEKKLDQLFQNCDVIVDAIFGTGCNRVVSDGYLDVIGRMNQRKAYVISVDIPSGVNSDNGKIMGVCVKANLTVTFTLPKLGNILYPGARASEALKVVDIGIPQKILEGFVFEYETIDQDTLKRLPSRRTDGHKFTYGRILIIAGSEDMSGAAYMSALAAYRTGTGLVEILTHESCRISLQCALPEAIVRTYQDSNKSLEKVFETLNLDNYDAILIGPGLGQSDVAKRLIELTLAQPSVPIVIDADALNLLSENMDILLASSAPIIMTPHVGEMSRLTQFPSEAILENTIEFAQAFSKSNQVITVLKSHRTVVCNPEGFTCINLCGNDGMATAGSGDVLAGVIASLVGQGLEPYKSSVFGVAIHSLAGDLASDNIGRHGLMAKDIIEAIPKIMMENDQLND